From Aeromicrobium sp. Sec7.5, the proteins below share one genomic window:
- a CDS encoding TetR/AcrR family transcriptional regulator has translation MSSPAESAGTTRTYGGRSADDRRAERRERLVAATVRLLGERGEGATTMTAVCAEAGLTERYFYESFAGREAALVAALDAVSDDIAATAVAAITETEGPATARAHAALAALAAWVDDHPDDARVALVESSAHPALRARRRELLGTFADLVVTEATELYGPSSWSPVRARAQGLIYVAGLAELVTARMAGELDLTTEELVEIGADSFERLARATLEDPRD, from the coding sequence ATGAGCTCCCCTGCCGAGTCGGCCGGCACGACGCGCACGTACGGCGGTCGCTCCGCCGACGACCGGCGCGCGGAGCGTCGCGAGCGCCTCGTGGCCGCGACGGTGCGCCTGCTCGGCGAGCGCGGTGAGGGCGCCACGACGATGACGGCGGTGTGCGCCGAGGCGGGCCTGACCGAGCGCTACTTCTACGAGTCGTTCGCCGGTCGCGAGGCCGCGCTCGTCGCCGCGCTCGACGCGGTGTCCGACGACATCGCCGCAACAGCGGTCGCGGCGATCACCGAGACCGAGGGCCCCGCCACGGCCCGCGCCCACGCCGCGCTGGCTGCGCTCGCGGCCTGGGTCGACGACCACCCCGACGACGCGCGCGTGGCCCTGGTCGAGTCGAGTGCGCACCCGGCCCTGCGGGCGAGGCGGCGCGAGCTGCTCGGCACGTTCGCCGACCTCGTCGTCACCGAGGCCACGGAGCTCTACGGTCCCTCGAGCTGGAGCCCCGTGCGCGCTCGGGCCCAGGGCCTCATCTACGTCGCCGGACTGGCCGAGCTGGTCACGGCGCGCATGGCGGGCGAGCTCGACCTCACGACCGAGGAGCTCGTCGAGATCGGCGCCGACTCGTTCGAGCGGCTCGCGCGCGCGACGCTCGAGGACCCCCGCGACTGA
- a CDS encoding DUF3995 domain-containing protein produces the protein MHRESVARAAVGIACAAGLLHAASSLYWALGGSWLLDTVGEWAVELVEESPLEAGLLLGVIALAKTAAAVIPVLVDRGRIPWPRFWRGLCWIGGPVLVLYGGLNVVVSVAVLSGLITPDGGYDMAAMVGHAFLWDPLFLIWGAALVTWLRLTADRRLSAEESS, from the coding sequence ATGCATCGGGAGTCGGTCGCGCGCGCGGCAGTGGGCATCGCGTGTGCAGCTGGTCTGCTCCACGCAGCGTCGAGCCTGTACTGGGCGCTGGGCGGGTCATGGTTGCTCGACACGGTGGGCGAGTGGGCCGTGGAGCTGGTCGAGGAGTCGCCACTCGAGGCGGGGCTGCTGCTGGGCGTCATCGCCCTGGCGAAGACAGCGGCCGCGGTCATTCCGGTCCTCGTCGACCGAGGGCGGATCCCGTGGCCGAGGTTCTGGCGCGGGCTGTGCTGGATCGGCGGGCCGGTGCTCGTCCTCTACGGAGGTCTCAACGTCGTCGTCAGCGTCGCGGTGCTGTCCGGGCTGATCACGCCTGACGGCGGCTACGACATGGCCGCCATGGTCGGCCACGCGTTCCTGTGGGACCCGCTGTTCCTCATCTGGGGGGCCGCCCTCGTGACCTGGCTGCGACTCACCGCAGACCGTCGACTCAGCGCGGAGGAATCATCATGA
- a CDS encoding SDR family oxidoreductase — protein MPSSNAHDLAGRVVVITGGARGIGRATAERLAAAGCTVVLGDLDGALAATVASEIGRGALAGALDVTSADSWRAFLAATAEAGPPDALVNNAGIMPIGSILKEPDEVTKAIVDVNLHGVIHGTKAVVPGMVERGHGHVVNVASAVGRLAVADGATYSASKFAVVGLSEALRSELAPAGVDVSVVLPTVVQTELSAGVPAAKGVKPVTADDVAKVIESVLRKPKAEVWVPRWSQAIVKTTGALPRFVQEAVARAMGADQVFKNADAAKRQAYEDRARRS, from the coding sequence ATGCCCTCATCGAATGCGCACGACCTCGCCGGACGCGTCGTCGTCATCACCGGAGGCGCGCGCGGGATCGGCCGCGCCACGGCCGAGCGGCTCGCTGCGGCCGGCTGCACCGTGGTGCTCGGCGACCTCGACGGTGCCCTCGCGGCGACCGTCGCCTCCGAGATCGGTCGCGGCGCCCTGGCGGGTGCGCTCGACGTGACGTCGGCCGACTCGTGGCGCGCCTTCCTCGCCGCCACGGCGGAGGCCGGCCCGCCGGACGCGCTCGTCAACAACGCCGGGATCATGCCGATCGGCTCGATCCTCAAGGAGCCCGACGAGGTCACCAAGGCGATCGTCGACGTCAACCTGCACGGGGTCATCCACGGCACCAAGGCCGTCGTGCCGGGCATGGTCGAGCGCGGCCACGGCCACGTCGTCAACGTCGCCTCCGCGGTGGGGCGGCTCGCGGTGGCCGACGGTGCCACCTACTCGGCGTCGAAGTTCGCCGTGGTGGGTCTGAGCGAGGCGCTGCGCAGCGAGCTGGCGCCCGCGGGGGTCGACGTCAGCGTCGTGCTGCCCACCGTGGTGCAGACCGAGCTGTCGGCCGGCGTGCCGGCGGCCAAGGGCGTCAAGCCCGTCACGGCCGACGACGTCGCGAAGGTCATCGAGAGCGTGCTGCGCAAGCCGAAGGCCGAGGTCTGGGTGCCGCGCTGGAGCCAGGCCATCGTCAAGACGACGGGCGCGCTCCCGCGGTTCGTCCAGGAGGCGGTGGCCCGGGCCATGGGCGCCGACCAGGTCTTCAAGAACGCCGACGCCGCGAAGCGCCAGGCCTACGAGGACCGCGCCCGCCGCTCCTAG
- a CDS encoding TetR/AcrR family transcriptional regulator, whose product MVATQRAQQQRSVTTRARLVEAAFDCLLDGGYAATTVGAVQARAGVARGTLLHHFPTRSALMAGVVEDIIERRLEVLGDNPPADGPLAGSWDEVVDLVWRELRSPAYTAALELWVAARTDPDLRDALVPLQQRIFVAVHRSITILVGEDHPQAAMLVQFTIDLLTGSHLAGVLEPRVGTDRVVTAWKVALRTLADAWDAPA is encoded by the coding sequence ATGGTGGCGACGCAGCGCGCGCAGCAGCAGCGGTCGGTCACGACCCGCGCGAGGCTCGTCGAGGCGGCGTTCGACTGCCTGCTCGACGGCGGCTACGCGGCCACCACGGTCGGCGCCGTCCAGGCGCGCGCGGGTGTCGCGCGGGGCACGTTGCTGCACCACTTCCCGACGCGCAGCGCGCTGATGGCCGGTGTCGTGGAGGACATCATCGAGCGCCGCCTGGAGGTGCTCGGTGACAACCCCCCGGCCGACGGCCCGCTGGCGGGGTCGTGGGACGAGGTCGTCGACCTGGTCTGGCGCGAGCTCCGGAGCCCCGCCTACACCGCGGCCCTCGAGCTGTGGGTCGCCGCGCGCACCGACCCCGACCTGCGCGACGCGCTCGTGCCGCTGCAGCAGCGCATCTTCGTAGCGGTGCACCGCAGCATCACGATCCTGGTCGGCGAGGACCACCCGCAGGCGGCGATGCTCGTGCAGTTCACGATCGACCTGCTCACCGGCTCGCACCTGGCCGGCGTGCTCGAGCCCCGCGTCGGCACCGACCGCGTGGTCACGGCCTGGAAGGTCGCGCTCCGCACGCTCGCCGACGCATGGGACGCGCCGGCCTGA
- a CDS encoding AurF N-oxygenase family protein — translation MTIAPDAFRTALDADDELARLLTSSQKLSYDPQTEVDWDTPLDPGHYGLNPEWCTLYGTDLWDEMTQDQRVALTRHEVGSIMSTGIWFEMILQQMLLREQYTADVTGSEFQFALTEIADECRHSLMFARACQTMGVPHYVPARPVVEAARGLKSVAKAEVAYGAILVAEEILDVMQRDWMRGEDVLPIVRTTSKIHVVEEARHMKFARHEIRQHLEGASALRRRQSAWVIATAAFVIVKSMVNPAVYENVGLDRKRALAAAKGNEHHHNLMRLSCVHLMDFLSDVGLLTPAAMRRYRAVHML, via the coding sequence ATGACGATCGCACCGGACGCGTTCCGCACCGCACTCGACGCCGACGACGAGCTCGCACGCCTGCTGACTTCCTCGCAGAAGCTCTCGTACGACCCGCAGACCGAGGTCGACTGGGACACCCCGCTCGACCCCGGACACTACGGCCTGAACCCGGAGTGGTGCACGCTCTACGGCACCGACCTCTGGGACGAGATGACGCAGGACCAGCGGGTCGCGCTCACACGGCACGAGGTCGGCTCCATCATGAGCACCGGCATCTGGTTCGAGATGATCCTGCAGCAGATGCTGCTGCGCGAGCAGTACACCGCCGACGTCACGGGCTCAGAGTTCCAGTTCGCGCTGACCGAGATCGCTGACGAGTGCCGCCACTCGCTGATGTTCGCCCGGGCCTGCCAGACCATGGGGGTCCCGCACTACGTGCCGGCGCGCCCCGTCGTGGAGGCCGCACGCGGATTGAAGAGCGTCGCGAAGGCCGAGGTCGCGTACGGCGCGATCCTCGTCGCCGAGGAGATCCTCGACGTCATGCAGCGCGACTGGATGCGCGGGGAGGACGTCCTTCCCATCGTCCGCACGACGAGCAAGATCCACGTCGTGGAGGAGGCGCGGCACATGAAGTTCGCGCGGCACGAGATCCGCCAGCACCTCGAGGGCGCCAGCGCCCTGCGCCGCCGGCAGAGTGCCTGGGTCATCGCGACCGCGGCGTTCGTGATCGTCAAGAGCATGGTGAACCCGGCGGTCTACGAGAACGTCGGCCTCGACCGCAAGCGTGCCCTCGCGGCCGCCAAGGGCAACGAGCACCACCACAACCTCATGCGGCTGAGCTGCGTGCACCTGATGGACTTCCTGTCCGACGTGGGCCTCCTGACGCCGGCGGCGATGCGCCGGTACCGCGCCGTCCACATGCTCTGA
- a CDS encoding cytochrome P450, whose amino-acid sequence MSTTTLTHPRVPRRRAVPVLGPTLAYINDPLALMRDQHDRFGPVSEMPFLGRRWTVLTGPDACAEALRNPEKAFSNELGWDYLVGPFFNRGLMLLDFEEHHRHRRLMQEAFTRDRLHGYVEGLGPAISRGLDAWSPGRGVQVYPALKQLTLDLATQIFMGGADLADDAELDRVNAAFIDCVQAATGFVRAPVPGTRWGRATKGRALLEDFLGRQVGERRASGGDDLFSVLTRLTDDEGTSFTDEDVVNHMIFLLMAAHDTSTITVSTMMRFLGQHPEWQERCRDESMMLPAHPDFDALGGLTSLDLVMKESLRLVPPVPVLARRTVKDTEILGVPIPAGRLTAVMVHLQHHMPEYWTEPERFDPDRFSDERREDKVHRHAWEPFGGGVHKCLGMHFAGAEVRAIMHQLLRRFRWTVPADYSTPLNYGSLPFPDDGQPVDLHPLTTPGAR is encoded by the coding sequence ATGTCCACGACCACGCTCACCCACCCTCGGGTGCCCCGACGACGGGCCGTGCCCGTCCTGGGTCCGACGCTCGCCTACATCAACGACCCCCTGGCGCTGATGCGCGACCAGCACGACCGGTTCGGGCCCGTCTCCGAGATGCCGTTCCTCGGTCGCAGGTGGACCGTGCTCACCGGCCCGGACGCCTGCGCCGAGGCGCTGCGCAACCCGGAGAAGGCCTTCAGCAACGAGCTCGGGTGGGACTACCTCGTGGGTCCGTTCTTCAACCGCGGGCTCATGCTGCTCGACTTCGAGGAGCACCACCGTCACCGGCGCCTGATGCAGGAGGCGTTCACCCGCGACCGTCTGCACGGGTACGTCGAGGGCCTCGGCCCGGCCATCTCGCGGGGCCTCGACGCCTGGAGCCCGGGCCGGGGCGTGCAGGTGTACCCCGCGCTCAAGCAGCTCACGCTCGACCTGGCGACCCAGATCTTCATGGGGGGCGCGGACCTCGCCGACGACGCCGAGCTCGACCGGGTCAACGCGGCCTTCATCGACTGCGTGCAGGCGGCCACGGGCTTCGTGCGTGCCCCGGTGCCCGGTACCCGGTGGGGGCGTGCGACCAAGGGGCGGGCGCTGCTGGAGGACTTCCTCGGGCGCCAGGTCGGCGAGAGGCGGGCCTCCGGCGGCGACGACCTGTTCTCGGTGCTCACCCGTCTGACCGACGACGAGGGCACGTCGTTCACCGACGAGGACGTCGTGAACCACATGATCTTCCTGCTCATGGCCGCGCACGACACCAGCACGATCACGGTGTCGACCATGATGCGGTTCCTCGGCCAGCACCCCGAGTGGCAGGAACGGTGCCGCGACGAGTCGATGATGCTGCCCGCGCACCCGGACTTCGACGCGCTCGGCGGACTCACGTCGCTCGACCTCGTGATGAAGGAGTCGCTGCGCCTCGTGCCGCCGGTTCCCGTCCTGGCGCGCCGCACCGTCAAGGACACCGAGATCCTCGGCGTGCCGATTCCGGCGGGCCGCCTCACGGCGGTCATGGTGCACCTCCAGCACCACATGCCCGAGTACTGGACCGAGCCGGAGCGGTTCGACCCCGACCGGTTCTCCGACGAGCGCCGCGAGGACAAGGTGCACCGCCACGCCTGGGAGCCGTTCGGAGGCGGCGTGCACAAGTGCCTCGGGATGCACTTCGCGGGGGCCGAGGTCCGCGCGATCATGCACCAGCTGCTGCGCCGCTTCCGCTGGACCGTGCCGGCCGACTACTCCACCCCCCTCAACTACGGCTCGCTGCCGTTCCCGGACGACGGACAGCCCGTCGACCTCCACCCCCTCACCACCCCAGGAGCTCGCTGA
- a CDS encoding 4Fe-4S binding protein — MTYVVTQSCCNDASCMSVCPVNCIHPAPGEPDFGRTEMVYVDPDTCIDCGACADACPVSAIKPLDRLSGEEQVFIDLNADYYRDRPAEDGWSAPTFLPVTPKRDTPPRVAVVGSGPAASYAARELLTTSSSEISIFDRLPVAGGLLRAGVAPDHADTKRLLDMFTWTYDHPRTHMYLNVEVGRDVTHAELLEHHDAVVYAVGARDDRPMGLAGEDELSGVHAAPEVVGWYNAHPDVAADAVELDAERVVVVGNGNVALDVARILLSDVDDLGRTDIADHALAELRTSAVREVVVVGRRGPANAAFTRPELLMMPAGIDVVVEHDPRVAEEIADAGPTSKAALLADLPQEQMDWSAPPPPGRRLVLAFFRTVEALEGEQRLEAVRLGRSTGDPAEPRESVVAPAGLLVRSTGHRGTPVADLPFDATTATVPHEAGRVVDPATGAPVPGAYVVGWIKRGATGGIGANRSDAQETVATLLADVARGDVATPSGKRRELERLLKSRRVDVVGRRRMRRIDAAERSRGADAGRPRVKLATVAEMLRQR; from the coding sequence GTGACCTACGTCGTCACCCAGTCGTGCTGCAACGACGCCTCCTGCATGTCGGTGTGCCCGGTCAACTGCATCCACCCGGCCCCGGGGGAGCCCGACTTCGGCCGCACCGAGATGGTCTACGTCGACCCCGACACCTGCATCGACTGCGGGGCGTGCGCCGACGCGTGCCCGGTGTCGGCGATCAAGCCGCTCGACCGGCTCTCCGGTGAGGAACAGGTCTTCATCGACCTGAACGCCGACTACTACCGGGACCGTCCGGCCGAGGACGGCTGGTCGGCGCCGACGTTCCTGCCGGTCACGCCGAAGCGGGACACGCCTCCGCGCGTCGCGGTGGTCGGCTCCGGCCCTGCCGCCTCGTACGCCGCACGGGAGCTGCTCACGACGTCGTCGAGCGAGATCTCGATCTTCGATCGCCTGCCCGTCGCCGGTGGGCTCCTCCGTGCCGGGGTGGCGCCCGACCACGCCGACACCAAGCGGCTGCTCGACATGTTCACGTGGACCTACGACCACCCGCGCACCCACATGTACCTGAACGTGGAGGTCGGCCGCGACGTCACCCACGCCGAGCTGCTCGAGCACCACGACGCGGTCGTGTACGCGGTCGGTGCGCGCGACGACCGGCCGATGGGGCTGGCGGGCGAGGACGAGCTGTCCGGCGTGCACGCGGCGCCCGAGGTCGTCGGTTGGTACAACGCGCACCCGGACGTCGCGGCCGACGCGGTGGAGCTCGACGCCGAGCGTGTCGTCGTGGTCGGCAACGGCAACGTGGCCCTCGACGTCGCCCGCATCCTGCTGTCGGACGTGGACGACCTGGGGCGCACCGACATCGCCGACCACGCCCTGGCCGAGCTGCGCACCAGCGCGGTGCGCGAGGTCGTGGTGGTGGGTCGGCGCGGCCCGGCGAACGCCGCGTTCACGCGGCCGGAGCTGCTCATGATGCCGGCCGGCATCGACGTCGTCGTCGAGCACGACCCACGTGTGGCCGAGGAGATCGCCGACGCCGGACCGACGTCGAAGGCGGCCCTCCTGGCCGACCTGCCGCAGGAGCAGATGGACTGGTCCGCGCCTCCGCCGCCCGGCCGCCGGCTCGTCCTGGCGTTCTTCCGCACGGTCGAGGCGCTCGAGGGTGAGCAGCGTCTCGAGGCCGTGCGGCTCGGGCGTTCCACGGGCGACCCGGCCGAACCGCGCGAGTCGGTCGTGGCTCCCGCCGGTCTGCTGGTCCGGTCCACCGGCCACCGCGGCACCCCGGTCGCGGACCTGCCCTTCGACGCCACCACCGCCACTGTGCCGCACGAGGCGGGTCGGGTCGTCGACCCGGCGACCGGCGCACCGGTCCCCGGCGCCTACGTCGTCGGGTGGATCAAGCGTGGTGCGACCGGCGGCATCGGCGCCAACCGCAGCGACGCCCAGGAGACCGTGGCGACGCTGCTGGCCGACGTGGCCCGCGGCGACGTCGCCACTCCCTCGGGCAAGCGGCGCGAGCTCGAACGGCTGCTCAAGTCACGACGCGTCGACGTCGTGGGACGCCGCCGGATGCGCCGTATCGACGCCGCCGAGCGGTCGCGCGGCGCCGATGCGGGGAGGCCGCGCGTCAAGCTCGCGACCGTGGCGGAGATGCTGCGCCAGCGCTGA
- a CDS encoding type II toxin-antitoxin system Rv0910 family toxin — protein sequence MPASSRDRLVRRAQSARVVARALTRTAVDTLGSAVGGARQSVDDGAVAVDLPAPAGVDTYARTVSNQRFVAAPPAVVAELVRDLDRTADWLTLHVAWRGERPERIEPGAEFVQQISLMDIPAQARWHVERADDSGYALRGTGPMGITVGLWCSIAPHAGGTAVRMDGALDGAPVRGPIGLTAVRSVESALQESLAALAALLEGGAAMLRVPDEPVLHERTGTLLDPTTPVVIGVGQVVQRTPDLEGPLEPTALSAEALRRAATDAGGTADLLAAADVVYAVPSASWAYRDQAGAVAALVGAHDAATVQTSQYGGDGAQLALNDAAQQVVDGSAHVVLVSGAEAGSTVSALQKVGRDPEWTQQADDAAPDREIGIDRSANTEIETGVGLGAPIYVYALIESALRGAAGEDADEHQGRIADLWARGSEVAADNPFAWDPTARTAEEIATPTPDNRSISDPYTKLMCANLQVDLAAGVIVASVAAAQAAGVPQDQWVFLHAGASATDEWFVSERADLAESPAIAAAASAALDHAGITAQDLGPIDLYSCFPAAVQLGAKALGLPWADPARPLTVTGGLTSAGGPGNNYGLHAVSTIVPLLREAREEFGLSSSLGWYATKHALGVYSATPPGRPFAHLKPAFERPPARRVLATLEASAVVEAVTVPFGRVGDPEAVIVSAITAAGDRVLLRREDPDEVVMLMETDPLRRTIRFDGDRLVLDDASPADLPAPPSATVRTDRAGDHGEVLVITLDRPAVRNAVDRPMALALERAVDDAEADASVRVIVLTGAGGTFCAGMDLSGAHRGEIPVTDRRGPLGLTAEPPTKPTIAAVEGPALAGGFELALCADLVVAADDAIFGLPEAKRGLLAAAGGLWRTAVRLPRPVAMELALVAEPLPARRLAELGLVNSVVEPGTALEAALDLARKIAANAPLSITVGKQIVDAAPTWSPEEGFARQSELASPVILSDDAREGVAAFAEKRTPHWTGR from the coding sequence ATGCCTGCCTCCTCCCGCGACCGCCTCGTCCGACGCGCCCAGAGCGCCCGGGTCGTCGCGCGCGCCCTGACCCGCACCGCCGTCGACACCCTCGGATCCGCGGTCGGCGGGGCGCGTCAGTCCGTCGACGACGGAGCGGTCGCCGTCGACCTCCCCGCACCGGCCGGCGTCGACACGTACGCCCGCACCGTGAGCAACCAGCGGTTCGTCGCCGCACCACCCGCCGTGGTCGCCGAGCTGGTGCGCGACCTCGACCGCACCGCCGACTGGCTCACGCTCCACGTCGCGTGGCGCGGCGAGCGCCCGGAGCGCATCGAGCCCGGCGCCGAGTTCGTGCAGCAGATCTCGCTGATGGACATCCCCGCCCAGGCGCGCTGGCACGTCGAGCGGGCCGACGACTCCGGCTACGCGCTGCGCGGCACCGGTCCGATGGGCATCACCGTGGGCCTGTGGTGCTCGATCGCACCGCACGCCGGCGGCACCGCCGTGCGGATGGACGGCGCCCTCGACGGGGCGCCCGTGCGCGGACCCATCGGGCTGACCGCGGTGCGCAGCGTCGAGTCCGCGCTGCAGGAGTCGCTGGCAGCGCTCGCCGCCCTGCTCGAGGGGGGTGCCGCCATGCTGCGCGTGCCTGACGAGCCCGTCCTGCACGAGCGCACCGGCACACTGCTCGACCCCACGACCCCGGTCGTGATCGGTGTCGGCCAGGTCGTCCAGCGCACGCCCGACCTCGAGGGCCCCCTCGAGCCCACCGCGCTCTCGGCCGAGGCGCTGCGCCGAGCGGCCACCGACGCGGGCGGCACCGCCGACCTGCTCGCCGCCGCCGACGTGGTCTACGCCGTGCCCAGCGCCTCGTGGGCCTACCGCGACCAGGCCGGTGCCGTCGCCGCACTCGTCGGCGCGCACGACGCGGCCACGGTGCAGACCTCCCAGTACGGCGGCGACGGGGCCCAGCTGGCGCTCAACGACGCCGCCCAGCAAGTCGTCGACGGCTCCGCGCACGTCGTGCTCGTCTCGGGCGCCGAGGCCGGCTCGACCGTCTCGGCGCTCCAGAAGGTCGGTCGGGACCCGGAGTGGACCCAGCAGGCCGACGACGCCGCCCCCGACCGCGAGATCGGCATCGACCGCTCGGCCAACACCGAGATCGAGACCGGCGTCGGGCTCGGCGCACCGATCTACGTCTACGCCCTGATCGAGTCCGCGCTGCGGGGCGCCGCGGGCGAGGACGCCGACGAGCACCAGGGCCGCATCGCCGACCTCTGGGCGCGGGGCAGCGAGGTCGCCGCCGACAACCCGTTCGCGTGGGACCCCACGGCACGCACCGCCGAGGAGATCGCGACGCCCACGCCCGACAACCGCAGCATCAGCGACCCGTACACGAAGCTCATGTGCGCGAACCTGCAGGTCGACCTCGCGGCCGGCGTCATCGTGGCGAGCGTCGCGGCGGCGCAGGCGGCTGGAGTGCCGCAGGACCAGTGGGTGTTCCTGCACGCGGGCGCCTCGGCGACCGACGAGTGGTTCGTCTCCGAACGTGCCGACCTCGCGGAGTCCCCCGCGATCGCCGCGGCCGCGTCGGCGGCGCTCGACCACGCCGGCATCACCGCGCAGGACCTCGGTCCGATCGATCTTTACTCGTGCTTCCCCGCCGCCGTCCAGCTCGGGGCGAAGGCGCTCGGGCTGCCGTGGGCCGACCCGGCACGGCCCCTGACGGTGACGGGCGGGCTGACCTCGGCCGGCGGCCCCGGCAACAACTACGGGCTGCACGCGGTCTCGACGATCGTGCCTCTGCTGCGCGAGGCGCGGGAGGAGTTCGGGCTCTCGAGCTCGCTCGGCTGGTACGCCACCAAGCACGCCCTCGGCGTCTACTCGGCCACGCCCCCGGGCCGCCCCTTCGCCCACCTCAAGCCGGCGTTCGAGCGGCCGCCGGCGCGGCGGGTGCTCGCGACGCTCGAGGCCTCCGCCGTGGTCGAGGCCGTCACGGTGCCGTTCGGGCGCGTGGGCGACCCCGAGGCCGTGATCGTCTCGGCGATCACGGCGGCCGGCGACCGCGTGCTGCTGCGCCGCGAGGATCCCGACGAGGTCGTCATGCTCATGGAGACCGATCCGCTGCGGCGCACGATCCGATTCGACGGCGACCGGCTCGTGCTCGACGACGCGTCTCCCGCCGACCTGCCGGCCCCGCCCTCCGCGACGGTCCGCACGGACCGCGCCGGTGACCACGGCGAGGTCCTGGTCATCACGCTCGACCGCCCGGCCGTGCGCAACGCGGTCGATCGGCCGATGGCGCTCGCCCTGGAGCGTGCCGTCGACGACGCCGAGGCCGACGCGTCGGTGCGCGTCATCGTGCTGACCGGTGCGGGTGGCACGTTCTGCGCCGGCATGGACCTCTCCGGCGCCCACCGCGGCGAGATCCCCGTGACCGACCGGCGCGGGCCGCTCGGGCTCACGGCGGAGCCGCCGACCAAGCCGACGATCGCCGCCGTGGAGGGCCCGGCGCTGGCGGGCGGGTTCGAGCTCGCGCTGTGCGCCGACCTCGTGGTGGCCGCGGACGATGCGATCTTCGGGCTGCCGGAGGCCAAGCGCGGTCTGCTCGCCGCCGCGGGCGGGCTCTGGCGCACCGCCGTCCGACTCCCGCGCCCGGTGGCGATGGAGCTCGCACTCGTCGCTGAGCCCCTGCCGGCGCGGCGCCTCGCCGAGCTGGGCCTGGTGAACTCGGTCGTGGAGCCGGGCACGGCCCTCGAGGCAGCACTCGACCTCGCGAGGAAGATCGCCGCGAACGCCCCCCTGTCGATCACGGTCGGCAAGCAGATCGTCGACGCGGCCCCGACCTGGTCACCCGAGGAGGGCTTCGCGCGGCAGAGCGAGCTCGCGAGCCCCGTGATCCTGTCCGACGACGCCCGCGAGGGCGTGGCGGCCTTCGCCGAGAAGCGCACCCCGCACTGGACCGGCCGCTGA